The following proteins come from a genomic window of Pyxidicoccus sp. MSG2:
- a CDS encoding MG2 domain-containing protein translates to MTQRFRGRLPLFIGGLAGLLAGGFLTVLSFEVCLSSYLLHGVPMPYCPDGQMRQTVRVSADGLSRGATGQVSVVAEAHAPSPRYSGMMDVPVLRGSAELFLVDADDKETPLPPDKEHGWKREDHGPLVTRVALPQVPDGDYRLRARVTTPLGTDTVDAALPLYAPARVHVLTDRPLYEPGNEVRFRAVALRAKDLSPLDGRPGTWTLTDPSGEVVLEERAPAGPWGVVAGSFPLDRGAATGTWTVSWVSNGTPAQAQFKVEPFTLPRFRVEASSPRPFWRAGDAPEVEGQVVYASGAPVADAEVELDWDASGAWPPPVGWLDGGLPQHARTDAAGRFRVALPRVPADLRGNARLHASVAAKDAAGDRVEGAVSLLLSEDAIAVSTVTELEDGLVAGFSNRVYLRATTADGRVLPGAELTVKRTWDARDEGVRAVADEDGVAAFQLDPGPPVNVVVPPMPVRRPPPPPSVELNGLRDLLNENTEPSLKDQLAVEGWLPSLFPCARFVEPDEGDTSVALGVRVGAGGAVVDVAGEAGPLAACLATALRSRVLPPGRERVLALQLEVRDAGLPRLEVELEEAFGEGSSLAAVLAEAAKDARACLPRELAAEAPLPVALSWRLAKTGPEVAASWVSLPKQEGALSASVLPCIQERFSRLRLPARGEDANRGEALGVVRLTAYPAGVSGEDGPALATVFPGYELSVSAKVDGKDAGATKLVLRPAQLPNTRLRATPVQARAGDEVRIDLMRGPHYVGQLPEKLVLQAGATALESKVDRGSRSVRFRLPADFEGWAEAQWEGAVARVYVPPRAQLSVEVSPEKPVYAPGELARLQLRTRVDGKEGPAAVGLFGVDETLAQLAPLPGAESLDSVRLAPSMASSAFGVLDGQALAMGRIRGSNAAAAALLRVSAVPRREDGEPAVSVSAAMPFDPSAELTDPFYAVLAELHARVRTWEEKAPEGETLDPEDLAKQWDGALEACEQRGEKVTDAFGRRLRLSRLPQDLLSLTDPRAVVTSGTRLPEDVENWNAWVAREAP, encoded by the coding sequence ATGACGCAACGTTTCCGAGGCCGGCTCCCGTTGTTCATCGGGGGGCTCGCCGGTCTGCTCGCCGGGGGCTTTCTCACAGTGCTCTCGTTCGAGGTCTGCCTGTCCTCCTACCTGCTGCACGGCGTGCCCATGCCGTACTGCCCGGACGGGCAGATGCGGCAGACGGTGCGTGTGAGCGCGGACGGGCTGTCTCGCGGGGCGACGGGCCAGGTGTCCGTGGTGGCGGAGGCGCATGCGCCCAGCCCCCGCTACAGCGGCATGATGGACGTGCCGGTGCTGCGCGGCTCCGCGGAGCTGTTCCTCGTGGACGCGGACGACAAGGAAACGCCGCTGCCGCCGGACAAGGAGCACGGCTGGAAGCGGGAGGACCATGGGCCGCTGGTGACGCGCGTGGCGCTGCCGCAGGTGCCGGACGGCGACTACCGGCTGCGCGCCCGCGTCACCACGCCGCTGGGCACGGACACGGTGGACGCGGCGCTACCTTTATATGCGCCCGCGCGCGTGCACGTGCTGACGGACCGGCCGCTGTACGAGCCCGGCAACGAGGTGCGCTTCCGCGCGGTGGCGCTGCGCGCGAAGGACCTGTCGCCGCTGGACGGCCGGCCCGGGACGTGGACGCTGACGGACCCGTCCGGCGAGGTGGTGCTGGAGGAGCGCGCGCCCGCGGGCCCCTGGGGCGTGGTGGCCGGCAGCTTCCCGTTGGACCGGGGCGCCGCCACCGGGACGTGGACGGTGAGCTGGGTGAGCAACGGCACCCCGGCGCAGGCGCAATTCAAGGTGGAGCCCTTCACCCTGCCGCGCTTCCGCGTGGAGGCGAGCAGCCCGCGGCCCTTCTGGCGTGCCGGCGACGCGCCGGAGGTGGAGGGGCAGGTGGTGTACGCCTCGGGCGCGCCGGTGGCGGACGCTGAGGTGGAGCTGGACTGGGACGCGTCGGGGGCCTGGCCGCCGCCGGTGGGCTGGCTCGACGGCGGGCTGCCCCAGCACGCGCGCACGGACGCCGCGGGGCGCTTCCGGGTGGCGTTGCCGCGCGTGCCGGCGGACCTGCGCGGCAACGCACGGCTGCACGCGAGCGTGGCGGCGAAGGACGCGGCGGGAGACCGCGTGGAGGGCGCGGTGTCGCTGCTGCTGTCCGAGGACGCCATCGCCGTGTCCACCGTGACGGAGCTGGAGGACGGGCTGGTGGCGGGCTTCAGCAACCGCGTCTACCTGCGCGCCACCACCGCGGATGGCCGCGTGCTGCCCGGCGCGGAGCTGACGGTGAAGCGCACGTGGGACGCTCGTGACGAGGGCGTGCGCGCGGTGGCGGACGAGGACGGCGTGGCCGCCTTCCAGTTGGATCCGGGCCCGCCCGTCAACGTGGTGGTGCCGCCCATGCCGGTGCGCAGGCCTCCTCCGCCGCCCTCGGTGGAGCTGAACGGCCTGCGGGATTTGCTGAACGAGAACACCGAGCCGTCGCTGAAGGACCAGCTCGCGGTGGAGGGCTGGCTGCCGTCGCTCTTCCCCTGCGCGCGCTTCGTGGAGCCGGACGAGGGTGACACCAGCGTGGCGCTGGGCGTGCGCGTGGGCGCGGGCGGCGCGGTGGTGGACGTGGCGGGCGAGGCGGGGCCGCTGGCGGCGTGTCTCGCCACGGCGCTGCGCTCGCGCGTGCTGCCGCCCGGTCGGGAGCGCGTGCTGGCGCTGCAGCTCGAAGTCAGGGACGCGGGCCTGCCCCGGCTGGAGGTGGAGCTGGAGGAGGCCTTTGGCGAGGGCTCGAGCCTGGCGGCCGTGCTGGCCGAGGCGGCGAAGGACGCCCGCGCGTGTCTGCCTCGTGAGCTCGCGGCGGAGGCGCCGCTGCCCGTCGCGCTGAGCTGGCGGCTGGCGAAGACGGGGCCGGAAGTCGCGGCCTCGTGGGTGTCGCTGCCGAAGCAGGAGGGCGCGCTGTCGGCCTCGGTGCTGCCGTGCATCCAGGAGCGCTTCTCGCGGCTGCGGCTGCCCGCGCGAGGCGAGGATGCGAACCGGGGCGAGGCCCTGGGCGTGGTGCGTCTCACCGCGTACCCGGCGGGAGTCTCGGGCGAGGACGGGCCGGCCCTGGCCACCGTCTTCCCCGGCTACGAGCTGAGCGTGAGCGCGAAGGTGGACGGGAAGGACGCGGGCGCGACGAAGCTGGTGCTGCGCCCCGCGCAGCTGCCGAACACGCGCCTGCGGGCCACGCCGGTGCAGGCGCGCGCGGGGGACGAGGTGCGCATCGACCTGATGCGCGGCCCCCACTACGTGGGCCAGTTGCCGGAGAAGCTGGTGCTCCAGGCGGGCGCGACGGCGCTGGAGTCCAAGGTGGACAGAGGCTCGCGCTCGGTGCGCTTCCGGCTGCCGGCGGACTTCGAGGGCTGGGCCGAGGCGCAGTGGGAGGGCGCGGTGGCGCGGGTGTACGTGCCGCCTCGTGCACAGCTCTCCGTGGAGGTGTCGCCGGAGAAGCCGGTGTACGCGCCCGGCGAGCTGGCCCGCCTCCAGCTCCGCACGCGGGTGGACGGCAAGGAGGGCCCGGCCGCGGTGGGCCTCTTCGGCGTGGACGAGACGCTGGCGCAGCTCGCGCCGCTGCCGGGGGCGGAGTCGCTGGACTCCGTGCGGCTCGCGCCGAGCATGGCCTCGTCGGCCTTCGGCGTGCTGGACGGGCAGGCGCTGGCCATGGGGCGCATCCGTGGCTCCAACGCCGCGGCCGCGGCGCTGCTCCGCGTGAGCGCGGTGCCCCGGCGCGAGGACGGGGAGCCGGCGGTGTCGGTGAGCGCGGCGATGCCCTTCGACCCGTCCGCGGAGCTGACGGACCCCTTCTACGCGGTGCTCGCGGAGCTGCACGCGCGGGTGCGGACGTGGGAGGAGAAGGCGCCCGAGGGCGAGACGCTGGACCCGGAGGACCTCGCGAAGCAGTGGGACGGCGCGCTGGAGGCGTGTGAGCAGCGCGGCGAGAAGGTGACGGACGCCTTCGGCCGCCGGCTGCGGCTGTCGCGGCTGCCGCAGGACCTGCTGTCCCTCACCGACCCACGGGCGGTGGTGACGAGTGGGACGCGGCTGCCGGAGGACGTGGAGAACTGGAACGCGTGGGTCGCCCGGGAGGCGCCATGA
- a CDS encoding DUF5953 family protein — protein sequence MTATQRNDLRILVYAPALVGDDARPLAVVRAMERAFPGLRLEWTISDEGELVPLPQRDAWVAQGRSDGGFPLLCNGDEGYRVTTYGLEIPADSGPGGQPLFDIHVALPLNAAGIAAAAAVLEGVADGALSYWGHATPKRAAGDIAEQTSRPFHGPHRPPRGLPVLKKSEHIRSPEIPQYLGWLNYWSSATARTLGFPDPSRDADLLSRARRTATGGWIVRLTDAPLDLDDPAHLDALLRAYERFPEIGGRSAR from the coding sequence GTGACAGCCACGCAGCGAAACGACCTTCGTATCCTCGTCTACGCGCCCGCGCTCGTGGGCGACGATGCGCGCCCCCTGGCCGTTGTTCGTGCCATGGAACGGGCGTTCCCTGGTTTGCGCTTGGAGTGGACGATCTCCGACGAGGGAGAACTCGTTCCGTTGCCGCAGCGCGATGCATGGGTCGCCCAAGGGAGGTCGGACGGGGGATTCCCGCTCCTCTGCAACGGCGATGAGGGCTATCGCGTGACGACCTACGGGCTGGAAATACCGGCGGACAGCGGGCCTGGAGGTCAGCCGCTGTTCGACATCCACGTGGCACTGCCGCTGAACGCAGCCGGCATCGCGGCGGCGGCGGCCGTGCTGGAAGGCGTTGCGGACGGCGCGCTCTCCTACTGGGGACATGCCACGCCGAAGCGCGCGGCGGGGGACATCGCGGAGCAGACGAGTCGCCCGTTTCATGGGCCGCATCGCCCACCGCGGGGGCTACCAGTGCTCAAGAAGTCAGAGCACATCCGCTCCCCGGAGATCCCGCAGTACCTGGGGTGGCTGAACTACTGGTCGTCCGCCACCGCGCGGACCCTCGGGTTCCCAGACCCTTCGCGCGACGCGGACCTGCTATCGCGGGCGCGGCGTACCGCAACGGGCGGGTGGATTGTCCGGCTGACGGATGCGCCGCTCGACCTGGACGACCCCGCCCACCTTGACGCGCTGCTGCGCGCTTACGAGCGCTTCCCGGAGATAGGCGGTCGCTCAGCCCGCTGA
- a CDS encoding DUF6310 domain-containing protein gives MRFLSCIVLLFLFSACATTEPGPKAPVARSPRLANLQRAATLPWADDGQCVVHEASNEWPVLVERCFHALDHDKVRFRDPTGRCAVASAGAAAMGLGVCILVAPEIVVGAVIITSAVVVAVVIKEELDEYARRRRASPEAEASREPARPRPETKPATQDPVTEPRPGPEGSPSGQDWFPPAPPESAEQDRRPECAPRPVPHLGGDALHNTCADRVPQNDARGFDVLVNGKRFDALQLRARVLWEVKTDNFDTYPPELQEIVIAKQVKELRRERDLARACGFNFWVGVRSAEHRAALRDADRSLDIVVMDWC, from the coding sequence ATGCGGTTCCTCAGCTGCATCGTGCTGCTGTTCCTCTTCTCGGCCTGCGCTACGACAGAGCCGGGCCCGAAAGCGCCGGTGGCCCGGAGCCCGAGGCTCGCCAACCTTCAGAGGGCGGCGACGCTGCCCTGGGCGGATGACGGGCAGTGCGTGGTGCATGAGGCTTCCAACGAATGGCCCGTCCTGGTGGAGCGGTGCTTTCATGCGCTCGACCACGACAAGGTTCGGTTTCGAGATCCCACGGGGAGATGCGCTGTCGCCTCGGCGGGTGCGGCTGCCATGGGATTGGGAGTCTGCATCCTGGTGGCACCGGAAATCGTTGTGGGTGCGGTGATCATCACCAGCGCAGTGGTGGTGGCCGTCGTCATCAAGGAGGAACTGGATGAGTATGCGCGGAGGCGTCGTGCCAGCCCCGAGGCAGAGGCATCCCGTGAGCCTGCGAGGCCACGGCCTGAAACGAAGCCCGCCACGCAGGACCCGGTGACGGAACCGAGGCCTGGGCCAGAGGGGTCCCCATCAGGTCAGGACTGGTTTCCCCCAGCGCCGCCCGAATCCGCGGAGCAAGACCGCCGCCCGGAGTGTGCACCCCGGCCCGTGCCGCACCTGGGCGGCGATGCTCTGCACAACACGTGCGCCGACAGGGTTCCGCAGAACGACGCTCGCGGCTTTGACGTGCTCGTCAACGGCAAGCGCTTCGACGCGCTGCAACTTCGCGCCCGCGTGCTGTGGGAGGTCAAGACAGATAACTTCGACACGTACCCGCCCGAGCTTCAGGAGATCGTGATTGCGAAGCAGGTGAAGGAGTTGCGGCGTGAGCGTGATCTCGCAAGGGCCTGTGGATTCAACTTCTGGGTTGGCGTTCGCAGCGCCGAGCATCGGGCTGCTCTGCGCGACGCGGACCGCTCCCTCGATATCGTCGTCATGGACTGGTGCTGA
- a CDS encoding AEC family transporter, with product MSAVIGLLGTCLLLGVLARRSGKFSSGAASAFNTFILYVALPALVLRVMHRLEFVPELIVAAVVPWLYYVAAGPFFRLLGPRLGLTRQSVVALVLTAGLGNTAFVGLPMAEALLGQGGLAVAVVADQLGSFLVLSTLATLAATRASAEKELPWSELARKVVTFPPFLALVVSLALRPWGFPVWVDTVLERLGALLTPLALFSVGLQLRLTGVSHRIPALALGLSYKLFLVPGLVALGLLAMPGLAPVVVQATVLQAAMAPMVSAAILAAEHNLDPELAVLMVGVGIPLSFATAPLMLWLVR from the coding sequence ATGAGTGCGGTCATCGGGTTGCTGGGGACGTGCCTGCTGCTGGGCGTGCTGGCCCGGCGCAGCGGCAAGTTCTCATCGGGCGCGGCGAGCGCGTTCAACACGTTCATCCTGTACGTGGCGCTGCCGGCGTTGGTGCTGCGGGTGATGCACCGGCTGGAGTTCGTGCCGGAGCTCATCGTGGCCGCGGTGGTGCCGTGGCTGTACTACGTGGCGGCGGGGCCGTTCTTCCGGTTGCTGGGGCCACGGCTGGGGCTGACGCGGCAGTCGGTGGTGGCGCTGGTGCTGACAGCGGGGCTGGGCAACACGGCCTTCGTCGGCCTGCCGATGGCGGAGGCGCTGCTGGGGCAGGGCGGCCTGGCGGTGGCGGTGGTGGCGGACCAGCTCGGCTCGTTCCTTGTGCTGTCCACGCTGGCGACGCTGGCCGCGACGAGGGCAAGTGCGGAGAAGGAGTTGCCGTGGAGCGAGCTGGCGCGGAAGGTAGTGACGTTTCCGCCGTTCCTCGCACTGGTGGTGTCGCTGGCACTGCGGCCGTGGGGCTTTCCCGTCTGGGTGGACACGGTGCTGGAGCGACTGGGCGCGCTGCTCACGCCGCTGGCGCTGTTCTCGGTCGGGTTGCAGCTGCGGTTGACGGGCGTGAGCCACCGGATTCCGGCGCTGGCGCTGGGGCTGTCCTACAAGTTGTTCCTGGTGCCGGGGCTGGTGGCGCTGGGACTGCTGGCGATGCCGGGGCTGGCGCCGGTGGTGGTGCAGGCCACGGTGCTCCAGGCGGCGATGGCGCCCATGGTGAGCGCGGCCATCCTCGCCGCCGAGCACAATCTGGACCCGGAGCTGGCTGTGCTGATGGTCGGCGTGGGGATTCCGCTGTCCTTCGCCACCGCGCCGTTGATGCTGTGGCTGGTGCGGTGA
- a CDS encoding LysR family transcriptional regulator: MPAILQGAMPDWNDLRYFLAISREGTLAAASRALKVDATTVGRRLTVLEEELGTRLFDRTPGRLVLTAAGQGIRGTVEEMEASVLAVERRAGGEDARLEGVVRVTTTEAFAVNHLLPRFGVFRERHPGIEVQFLTDYGALDLARREADLAVRLTRPKEASLVARKVGEIAISLYASEGYLARRGLPDPAVGFAGHDVIGYADAAAKWPEARWMGEVATSARVVVRCNSLLSVVAAAGAGVGLGLMPCFQGDTLPGLRRLLPPVAALRRDIWLVVHPDLQQSARVRAVMDFLSEVIQRDRPLLAGGGLASEWVGETDARVNPAESVKKAASRARAGQARRGKARTS; the protein is encoded by the coding sequence GTGCCTGCAATCTTGCAGGGCGCCATGCCGGACTGGAATGACCTGCGCTACTTCCTGGCCATCTCTCGCGAGGGGACGCTCGCGGCGGCGTCTCGGGCGCTGAAGGTGGATGCGACGACGGTGGGGCGCCGGCTGACGGTGCTCGAGGAGGAGTTGGGGACGCGGCTGTTCGACCGGACGCCGGGGCGGCTCGTGCTGACGGCGGCGGGGCAGGGCATCCGCGGCACGGTGGAGGAGATGGAGGCGTCGGTGCTCGCGGTGGAGCGCCGGGCGGGCGGCGAGGACGCGCGGCTGGAGGGTGTGGTGCGGGTGACGACGACGGAGGCGTTCGCCGTGAATCACCTGCTGCCGCGCTTCGGTGTGTTTCGCGAGCGGCACCCGGGCATCGAGGTGCAGTTCCTCACGGACTATGGCGCGCTGGACCTGGCGCGGCGCGAGGCGGACCTGGCGGTGCGGCTGACGCGGCCGAAGGAGGCGTCGCTGGTGGCTCGCAAGGTGGGGGAGATTGCGATTTCCCTCTACGCGTCGGAGGGGTACCTGGCGCGGCGCGGGCTGCCGGACCCGGCGGTGGGCTTCGCGGGGCATGACGTCATCGGGTATGCGGACGCGGCGGCGAAGTGGCCGGAGGCGCGGTGGATGGGCGAGGTGGCCACGTCCGCGCGGGTGGTGGTGCGGTGCAATTCGTTGCTGTCGGTGGTGGCCGCGGCGGGGGCGGGTGTGGGGCTGGGGTTGATGCCGTGCTTCCAGGGGGACACGTTGCCGGGGTTGCGGCGGCTGCTGCCTCCGGTGGCGGCACTGCGGCGGGACATCTGGCTGGTGGTGCATCCGGATTTGCAGCAGAGCGCCCGGGTGCGGGCGGTGATGGACTTCCTGTCGGAGGTCATCCAGAGGGACAGACCGTTGCTGGCGGGTGGTGGATTGGCTTCGGAGTGGGTCGGTGAGACCGACGCCCGGGTGAATCCGGCGGAGTCGGTGAAGAAGGCGGCGTCGCGTGCTCGGGCGGGACAGGCGCGGCGAGGGAAGGCGCGGACGTCATGA
- a CDS encoding sigma 54-interacting transcriptional regulator: protein MSTPDAKETLDAHQPDSPPEKEAAERLYLLVFEGDSSSLCPLPREGEILIGRGSTADLRVQDASVSRHHARVSVTDGVARIADLDSHNGVKVNGVRVEGAQPLRNGDVVELGDVTLVLNCEARPRATPPLLDANALQSRLADELERVVRYERSVGVVALELGPFTASLAELVRAASGGGLRRMDVVGQQGPGQLVILLPELTRDEVEDSARHLVEALLPLVPGARAGLATAPRDGMDADALLSAARAAALAAPTGGVGVSGPNLYRLELGERSVIVADAAMVRIYEQLRRLASSSIAVLIHGETGSGKENAAWAVHHWSKRASGPFLAVNCATLVEALAESTLFGHERGAFSGAATSQAGLFEQASGGTLFLDEVAELSLPVQAKLLRALDQKRITRLGDTRERPVDVRIVAATHQSLADAVKAGRFREDLFFRLSTAVVLLRPLRSRPREVPLLARAFLEEACAREGRPPLDISAAAMELLCAYHWEGNVRVLKGVMERAAAMADGPVLEPSHLPDALQRQEPDDAEPPSPPKAPEAPRTFRPIAEELREVERQRMLEALEATGGVQKHAARLIGMPLRTFALKYKQYGLSRWTRPET, encoded by the coding sequence ATGTCGACTCCGGACGCCAAAGAGACCCTGGATGCCCATCAACCCGACTCGCCTCCGGAGAAGGAGGCGGCGGAGCGGCTCTACCTGCTGGTCTTCGAAGGGGACTCGAGCTCGCTCTGTCCCCTGCCGCGCGAGGGAGAAATCCTGATTGGCCGTGGCAGCACGGCGGACCTCCGCGTGCAGGACGCCTCGGTGAGCCGCCACCATGCGCGGGTGAGCGTGACGGACGGCGTGGCGCGCATCGCGGACCTGGACAGCCACAACGGCGTCAAGGTCAACGGCGTCCGGGTGGAAGGCGCGCAGCCCCTGCGCAACGGCGACGTGGTGGAGCTGGGGGACGTCACCCTCGTCCTCAACTGCGAGGCCCGCCCCCGCGCCACCCCTCCCCTGCTGGACGCCAATGCCTTGCAGTCCCGGCTCGCCGACGAGCTGGAGCGCGTGGTGCGCTACGAGCGCAGCGTGGGCGTCGTCGCGCTGGAGCTCGGCCCCTTCACGGCCTCCCTCGCCGAGCTCGTCCGCGCCGCGAGCGGAGGCGGCCTGCGGCGGATGGACGTCGTCGGGCAGCAGGGCCCCGGTCAGCTCGTCATCCTCCTGCCAGAGCTGACGCGGGACGAAGTGGAGGACTCCGCCCGGCACCTCGTCGAGGCGCTCCTGCCGCTCGTCCCCGGAGCCCGCGCGGGACTGGCGACGGCCCCCCGGGATGGGATGGACGCGGACGCGCTCCTCTCCGCCGCGCGGGCCGCGGCGCTCGCGGCGCCCACCGGGGGCGTGGGCGTGAGCGGCCCCAACCTCTACCGGCTGGAGCTGGGAGAGCGCTCGGTCATCGTGGCGGACGCCGCCATGGTGCGCATCTACGAGCAGCTCCGGCGGCTGGCCTCCAGCTCGATTGCCGTCCTCATCCACGGCGAGACGGGCTCCGGCAAGGAGAACGCGGCCTGGGCGGTGCACCACTGGTCCAAGCGCGCGAGCGGTCCGTTCCTCGCGGTCAACTGCGCGACCCTCGTCGAAGCCCTGGCGGAGAGCACACTGTTCGGCCACGAGCGCGGCGCCTTCTCCGGCGCGGCGACGTCCCAGGCCGGTCTGTTCGAGCAGGCCAGCGGAGGCACCCTCTTCCTCGACGAGGTGGCCGAGCTGTCCCTCCCGGTGCAGGCCAAGCTGCTGCGCGCGCTGGACCAGAAGCGCATCACCCGGCTGGGGGACACGCGCGAGCGGCCCGTGGACGTGCGCATCGTCGCCGCCACCCACCAGAGCCTCGCCGACGCGGTGAAGGCCGGGCGCTTCCGCGAGGACCTGTTCTTCCGCCTCTCCACCGCCGTGGTGCTGCTGCGTCCCCTGCGCAGCCGGCCGCGCGAGGTGCCGCTATTGGCGCGCGCCTTCCTGGAAGAGGCCTGCGCCCGCGAAGGCCGGCCGCCGCTCGACATCTCCGCCGCCGCCATGGAGCTGCTATGCGCGTACCACTGGGAGGGCAACGTGCGCGTGCTCAAGGGCGTCATGGAGCGCGCCGCGGCCATGGCGGACGGCCCCGTGCTGGAGCCCTCGCACCTGCCGGACGCCCTCCAGCGACAGGAGCCTGACGACGCCGAGCCGCCCTCCCCACCGAAGGCGCCCGAGGCGCCACGCACCTTCCGTCCCATCGCCGAGGAGCTCCGGGAGGTGGAGCGGCAGCGGATGCTGGAGGCACTGGAGGCGACGGGCGGCGTGCAGAAGCACGCGGCGCGGCTCATCGGCATGCCGCTGCGGACCTTCGCGCTCAAGTACAAGCAGTATGGACTGTCTCGCTGGACCCGACCCGAGACATGA